A region from the Azospirillaceae bacterium genome encodes:
- a CDS encoding ABC transporter ATP-binding protein codes for MLQIEGLTHTYANGVQALRGLTLDIPRGMFGLLGPNGAGKSTLMRTIATLQQPTAGRIAFDGIDVLKEPQRLRQALGYLPQEFGVYPRVSAEDMLDHLAVLKGVADTAQRREQVAALLHQTNLYDVRKKALSGFSGGMRQRFGIAQALLGDPRLIIVDEPTAGLDPEERNRFHGLLSEIGENVVVILSTHIVDDVADLCPRMAIIEGGEIVAQGEPAALIDGMRGRVWRKVVPKTDVDAHRQAHQVIATRLVAGRSVLHVLSDTPPGDGFEAVPGDLEDVYFAALYQRRHPAVLAA; via the coding sequence ATGTTGCAGATAGAGGGCCTGACACACACCTACGCCAACGGCGTGCAGGCGTTGCGGGGGCTGACCTTGGATATCCCGCGCGGCATGTTCGGGCTGCTGGGCCCCAATGGCGCCGGCAAGTCCACCCTGATGCGGACCATCGCCACGCTGCAGCAGCCGACAGCCGGCCGCATCGCCTTCGACGGCATCGACGTGCTGAAGGAACCGCAGCGCCTGCGCCAGGCGCTGGGCTACCTGCCGCAGGAATTCGGCGTCTATCCCCGCGTCTCGGCGGAAGACATGCTGGACCATCTGGCGGTGTTGAAGGGCGTTGCTGACACGGCGCAACGGCGGGAACAGGTGGCGGCCTTGCTGCACCAGACCAACCTGTATGATGTGCGTAAAAAGGCATTGTCGGGCTTTTCCGGCGGCATGCGCCAGCGTTTCGGCATCGCCCAGGCGCTGCTGGGCGACCCGCGCCTGATCATCGTGGATGAGCCCACCGCCGGCCTGGACCCGGAAGAGCGCAACCGCTTCCACGGCCTGCTGTCGGAAATCGGCGAGAACGTGGTGGTCATCCTGTCCACCCACATCGTCGATGACGTCGCCGACCTGTGCCCGCGCATGGCCATCATCGAGGGCGGGGAGATCGTGGCCCAGGGGGAACCGGCGGCCCTGATCGACGGCATGCGCGGCCGCGTCTGGCGCAAGGTGGTGCCCAAGACCGACGTGGACGCCCACCGCCAGGCCCATCAGGTCATCGCCACGCGGCTGGTGGCCGGGCGCAGCGTGCTGCACGTCCTGTCCGACACCCCGCCCGGCGACGGATTCGAGGCCGTGCCCGGCGACCTGGAGGACGTGTACTTCGCGGCCCTGTACCAGCGCCGGCATCCCGCCGTGCTGGCGGCCTGA